TTTGGCCTTTCCCTTGGGGGGCACTGGCACACACCTTCCAAGTGAACAGGATGGACTTGAGATGCGTCTCAAACAGACATCTGCTCTGCTGGTATTTATACCCAGCTATCCCAGAGCCTACGTAAGTTTTAACTCGTTTGCTGTCTTCCTAATTCTAGCTGACAGCAGTAGTCTGGCAAGCCACTTGCTTCTCTTTTCTGCTAAATGTGTTCTTCTAGATCTGGAAATGTCCCAACCACAAGGCTTAAACTGTAGTTGCCTTAGCAACCTATTTCTGTCAGCGTCTGTTCATCTAAGACTGGTTTCCTGTTCAGAGTACAGTGGTTTGCTGAGCAGACCTTATTAGCAGACCTGTTGCTGAGCATTATCATTGCTATCCTTACATAGATTTGAACTACAAACATGTTTCTCTCTATAAATGGCACCATCTGATACTTTTCAAAAGGTATTTCACTAcaatattaagtgtttatttaagtgatagtgcctgttgatgtttttattaaacaaatgttttaaataagaacataagaaagtttataaacgagaggaggtcattcagcccatcttgcttgtttggttgttagtagtttattgatcccagaatctcatcaagcagcttcttgaaggatcccagggtgtcagcttcaacaacattactggggagttggttccagaccctcacaattctctgtaaaaaagtgcctcctattttctgttctgaatgcctgtggcggagtgtcccgcccctattattatttgtattattttttgcggcgcggataaaagcgctgcgtcttttattattatatttaaaaaccccgtgaggatgcatggctgatcagctactgattatttaagtagctgacagtcatgcatccttaccaaacgcgtgcagactctggccgaggggtaataagataattaacaactagttaacccctcggccagagtataagaagcggcagctgtccgttctgcaggggttgagtgtagagaggagagtacggggagcggagagaaagaaggaaagttaaaaacaattgctaaaacgtgctggagtatccagcatgacacttacttgtttgtttgtttattcgtttggccctcgtgcactttggtttctgttttgttgtttttgtttaaatcttttgttttgtttgtttgttaataaatccacgctgaatgCAGTTGCGTGGATTTAGCcaccgttatctgatgccaggggcaagtacgactattcatgagatatgccctttttatttttttcagcttgtctcggctcctgtcactcccactcccactcggccattgaatgtttttttcgacattttccgtagaaaaaacgactagaaacccattttttgcgtctttttgatgatgtcagacagggtccgacattggaccggataggaataattgcaatgtcggaccaggtccgacataggaccgcaaagggcttagatttgtttttttttttaataactgtcaGTAAATGACTAATTGGCTGTATAACAGAACATCTTGAATTGtgtgattttattattctttGTTGACCAAACCAACCACCATCCTCCATTGCAAATAACCTGGTATTAAACATTTTGGAGTAAAGTTCAAATCTATAAATAATATACTGGGTGTGGGCTCTTCCCAATGCTGTAGTCAGCTACTGGCTTGTTCTGCTAATTTGGGTCATTATTAATCTCGCACTGAGTATTTGCAAACCTGCACATCTTTTTAAAGGTCTCAGTTGTTATTTATATTCATGGCTTACAATGGAAATCTTGTatctcatacagtatattatctCTGGATCCCTGGCTGTTGCAGCTGAGAATACCTACAGAAGAGATCTGGTCAGTAAATTGATATACAAATAGAAATACCTGCAATCTGTAACTCTCACTTTTTGTGTAACTGAACTAGAAATGGGTTTTAATGGAAAcccattttttttctgaatgtacACAGCATTTGTCGAATTTTATATATGCAGAACCGTTTATTATCTTCGACATTTCAGTGAAAGCATAGCCATCGTTACTGTCGCAAATAAGATGGACGAGAAGAGACTTTAGTAGTGTGACATGAAAACAGTGGTAAggaataataatatttttgttaGTGATGGGACAAATATCCAGATATTCTAACAAACATTGCTCCATCTGTATTTGAAGGCAATAATCCATGTCTGTGTCCACCATAAATTACATAGCTGATAGATATTAGAAAGACAGATCTCAAATTCAAACTGTTCATTACTGTTCATACATACCTCTGCTTAACTTGCCAGCACTTGGACAGCACACTGTCATCTTTGTAAACACTCATATGTGCAGCTGTCCGCATAACTTTCACATGTCATTGTACAGTGTGTCAGTCGAGGTGAAGTGTTTCTTACAACTTTAGGAAGTCTGCATTGGCAccttaataaaaatgaaagggtACATGTATGCAAATAGTTAAAAAGGAGAAAAGATACCTGTAACAATAGCCAATGAATTCTGGCGTCCAGAATGGAGCGTTCTTCTagaattgtgatgtcatcataccattatcttactatacttttctagattttggagaCTTGGCTGACTAAGTAATCGTACTTGTCTTACTATAATTATAGTAGCTATGACCTTTCTTTGACAAAGTAATTGATTTGGTATAAAGAATTATAGATCTTTTAccagaaaaatgttattttacttaAAGCTGTACAAGTTTGACAAAGAGTTGTATTCAAATTCCAGTGAATTGCTATAGATACTGCTGATCTCATTGCTGATGAGGGTTAATTAACCACATGAAACACATTAACAGCACACATGCAATTAGtaataatggaaacatttaacaaataatgacATGTAACCATCCTCTGAGACCAGTAGAACGAGCCAGTTCCACTTGGTAACCTGGATGGCcactacagacgtgctcaaatttgttggtacccttacagctcattgaaataatgcttcattcagtgatgaaattaaaagctattgtatcatgtatacttgcatgcctttggtatgtcatagaataaagcaaagaagctatgaaaagagatgaattattgcttattctacaaagatattctaaaatggtctggacacatttgttggtaccccttagaaaagataataaataattggattatagtgatatttcaaactaattagtttctttaattagtatcacacatgtctccaatcttgtaatcagtcattcatcctatttaaatggagaaaagtagtcactgtgctgtttggtatcattgtgtgcaccacactgaacatggaccagagaaagcaaaggagagagttgtctgaggagatcagaaagaaaataatagacaagcatggtaaaggtaaagactacaagaccatctccaagcaacttgttcctgtgacaacagttgcaaatattattaagaagtttaaggtccatggaactgtagccaacctccctgggcgcggccagaagaggaaaatcgaccccagattgaacagaaggagagtgcgaatggtagaaaaagaaccaaggataactaccaaagagatacaagctgaactccaaggtgaaggtacgtcagtttctgatcgcaccatccatcgctttttgagcgaaagtgggctccatggaagaagacccaggaggactccacttttgaaagaaaaacataaaaaagcaagactggaatttgctaaaatgcatattgacaagctacaatccttctgggagaatgtcctttggacagatgagtcaaaactggagctttttggcaagtcacatcagctctatgttcacagacgaaaaaatgaagctttcaaagaaaagaacaccatacctacagtgaaacatggaggaagctcggttatgttttggggctgctttgctgcgcctggcacagggtgccttgaatctgtgcagggcacaatgaaatctcaagactatcaaggcattctggagcgaaacgtactgcccagtgtcagaaagctctgtctcagtcgcaggtcatgggtcctccaacaggataatgacccaaaacactcagctaaaagcacccaagaatggataagaacaaaacattggactattctgaagtggccttctatgagtcctgatctgaatcctatcgaacatctatggaaagagctgaaacttgcagtctgaagaaggcacccatcaaacctgagacagctggaggaGTTTGCTCAGAAGAGTGGGCCatactacctgttaacaggtgcagaagtctcattgagagctacagaaaatgtttgattgcagtgattgcctctaaaggttgtgcaacaaaatattaggctagcggtcccatcatttttgtccatgccatttgcatttgttttattatttacaatattatgttgaataaaaaatcaaaagcaaagtatgatttctattaaatatggaataaacaatggtggatgccaattacttttgtcagtttcaagttatttcagagaattgtgcattcttcgttttttgtggaggagtACCAActaatttgagcatgtctgtattaGGTAAGTACAATGAGAACTTGTGTTATATCATTCTCACATCATTGTTCAAACCCATGTCAGAATAAAAAAGTAGATTCTTTTTCAGTGTGCTTGTTGTAATTTATCACTTGTGAATATGTGATCATATAAGAGGTAACGTAGACCTAGTTCTGAATGTATTGATCTGATTATGAATAAAacttgtatttgtaatgttgttgttttatatcaCTTACAGGTGAAGGCATGTTTAGGAATGAACATTGTCAGTTCTGTTTTTGCTGGAGTTGGATTTATTCTCTATTCAGTAAACCTGTCCATAAGAACTTTGACAATCCAAGTAAGTGTTTGCACCGCCTGCAATCTTCAACCTCTTTCTTTtatcgttttatttttttcctttttattaccTCCTTTTCAACTCTTGTCTCATTCATGTGCTTCTCTTTCACTGTTTCGCTGTCACTCCCTCACATACAGCACCAGAACTTCTGTTTTTGTCAGATTTTTACCAGTTTATTTTCTATATAATTTCTACatattttaaagagtaagtagcggggttccgaaacatatagcgtcacacgtccccacatgttgctacagctgtttaaataacgtacctggaaatgttcttttcattgctaacatcctgacagctgtttacacttataacttcaaaGCGCTTTTCAAAACTGCCACTCTAGTGCACAGTAAGGATTGTTGTTCAGAGGTAACaaagcaataacgatccatgatgtggtatagaacagaaaagccagagcacttgtttttatgtgtgtttgtttttatcactctttctgcagtgatttagaggacagatctcaaaccctagtgcactagagcagacattttgaaaagagctttgaaacagactttaaagttataagtgtaaaaagttgtcaggatgttaacaatgaaaataaaaatgacaggtacgttatttaaacagttgtagcaacatgtgatgatatgtaatgctatattttttggaaccccactacttacttgAATTTTATAGTTATAGATAATTATTATAGTTAAAATCCCATTGTATTATTATAGCTGCTTTGtatgtaatatttaatattatcTATAATATTACTATACTAGGATGCATAGTACAGACATAACACCCCTTGAATGCAGTCAAATCTGTAACTATTGCTTAAAGTTAAGATCATTGTTGAGAGAGGACTACTCCACAAAGTCCTGCATCAGATCTCTGGATTCACCATCTTATAATGGACCCCAGCATCCAGTATTCAATATATCCTATAACAGGCTTCATTCTTGTTATAATGTGCTGTCTAGACAATGGCTTTTGAATGAACTGATTTGTGTTTTACAGCATGTAGGCCTTCTGGCAGTTCTTCTGGTGCTGAACATTTTGGAGATGTGCATCGCTATCGCTACATCAGCCTTCGGATGCAAATCTGAATGCAGTTACACTGGCATGGTAAATGTGTGTCATATTCTACATAAACATGCACCATCATGCTATTCACACTACCTGAACAATGGGTGAATAATCATGctgctgtgtgttttctttaagtGTAATGTAACAAACTTAATAATATGGCTCTGCTGTTCATTTCTATGTAAGAGCCTGGGGTTTGGCTAGGATTAAGGgcaattaaaaatatttacacaccTATGGGAGAAAAGTAGAAAGCAGGGATTGTGTATGATTATAGATGAGAATGACAGAGAGAGAAACTCTTCTAAGTTCAGTAATGTGCATTTCATTGTCTTTTTCAGCCGGAGGTTGCTTTTCAACAGGCATGAATCCAGTGACCTGGGTGCAGATTTGCTCAATCGAACTATAAGAAGCATGCAGTCAAGAAGACAACTGTCCCTCCGCCTCCTCTAGCAAAGCTTAGCCAGTGCGAAAGACTTCATCTCTGCAAGGTGTTATTATCAGAACAAGTTAAACAACAATGAAATCCTCCCATGTGTAAACTGTCAGGGAATTTGtattgatatgaaaatgaaaatgtggtAATTTGCTTTggatcatttgtttgtttttgcttataATTTTAATAAGATCatttgtattttgaagtgtaagTCAAAAGTTGAAATGTTTCACATGTTCAGTTatgatattgtttttatattttaatatgttttcatCACAATAATGAAAAAGAAGCATGGTATACAGAAGTGATGCATTGAGCTATCTTTTGGTGTTTTATGATATATTGCTTtgcttaagaaaaaataaaaaataaaaacttctttGAATTTTTGAATGCCATCCCAGGCAAACACTTTTAGTCTAGTTCTATTTGTATCTAAAGGTAATTTATAtctttttacctgttaaacccggggtggaatagccctccagtaCTGTGATTGGACCCCTGCTCTAACACTAGGGCACAATGCGCATGCACCTCATTTTGGTGAGCACATTGCCTTTGCCCTGTAATGCAATTGTGGTGACATGCTTTGCCCCATCCTTTACTGTCTGCATTAGTGCCAGTGGTCAGCATAACTCTCTAGGTGTGGCCTCATTTGCATGTTAACTTTGAGTGATTTTGATGACAGCACAGACTTGGACAACTACATATCAAACTAACCAGGTAAGGGGAAGTTTATCTGAAACACATGGGCAGCTGATGCCATtacaaattataattatatatatatatatatatatatatatatatattgtggtagcgtggcgggcagtcaagactgactagcggcaggaacagcaaacacccacagacagagttattgttcagcgccttggcgcacttttattctcaccaaataaaacaaggaacaaagtaaatatttgaaccaaaatactataaacccttttacaaacagaacaaaccaaaagcctatcttcacttgaagatactaacttcactgtattgaagtccctaactcacacaggacagctaagctgtttccctgtcttaaatctagtttatcaattattttaatcaCTCAGCACTTACGTTctccacattcaacactcctgccacctccttcctacactaagaacaaaaggacagtttatatagcacagataattgcaaacactcagaCAATCAACACCCTATCTACCCAATTTTCCCTTTTCTGGCTGAATACCATCAGCCCTAAAgtcttctgggaaatgtagtttccccaGCCACTACAAGTGAACTACATGAACTACAAGTTTTTCACCTTAACAGGGGAACATAGATCttgtcagcctcagactgacatacttattagccctcactgccccacaatatatatactgtgtatatatatataatatatatatatatatatatatatatatatatatatatatatatactgtgtgtgtatatatatatatatatatatatatatatatatatatatatatatatatatatatatatatatatatatatatacacagtgccttgcataagtattcaccccccttggacttttccacattttgtagtgttacaacctggaattaaaatggatttaattaggattttgatctacacaaaatagtcctgtcgaagtgggaaaaaaaactacatatttttcaaaattatttacaaataaaaaactgaaaagtctagattgcataagtattg
This genomic stretch from Acipenser ruthenus chromosome 48, fAciRut3.2 maternal haplotype, whole genome shotgun sequence harbors:
- the LOC117967640 gene encoding membrane-spanning 4-domains subfamily A member 15-like; translation: MASHVTTAGGFVIVTHKYPLSSAGQAAPGTVASQLPGPMQTFLRGQPKALGVVQIIIGIVSLLFGPVLVNVYMFAGDIGLPFWTGVWYIISGSLAVAAENTYRRDLVKACLGMNIVSSVFAGVGFILYSVNLSIRTLTIQHVGLLAVLLVLNILEMCIAIATSAFGCKSECSYTGMPEVAFQQA